The following nucleotide sequence is from Pseudoliparis swirei isolate HS2019 ecotype Mariana Trench chromosome 7, NWPU_hadal_v1, whole genome shotgun sequence.
taaacgtctgttgttgatcgtatctccacagcagcatgtcatttctgtctctacgcgttgcgttaacacttatcgatctccgtctggcgcgccacagagctccgtgcgcgcgcatcgggaccgagcaaaaaaaagtcacttgtcaatctgtccacctttagattgtatcatggtggagttaatggttgacaaacaagaaaaatgctctgtttaaccctcctgttacctttacatttactaacatattttaccctcggggtcaatttgaccccagcaattaaaacctccagaaaattcttagaattaatattgcttcccaagtttaagtgtgaggtactttatgtttgtttgttgactacctaaatagccctttaaataaataaaaaagttgatatttctgatatgtttgacacagtgaaaaacagcctggggtcaaattgaccccaaagaacaccgacattaaacattgaatggggtcaaattgacccgaaaggtaacaggagggttaaacattctgtttaggatgaagatgtattaatgttccatatggaagaaaactgctaaataactgctgagttgcagcaccattgtatagaagaatgtataaatgtatatatccgtcttttgtcataaatctctatgttctcacaaaatataccgagaatatcggtaatatgtgattaatcatgattaatccacaaaaacctgtgattaatctgattaaaatgtttaatcgtttcacagccctaatatatataatatatatatgtaattacaaatatttgaatatttctttATACATGACCAGTGTGTGTAGCAGGGAGTAAAGTAAGTAAACCTTGAGGCTTGTTAAAAGGAAATGGACCCAGCAGGTGGGAGGGAAGCGTTGGCCAGTCTGAGGGACATTTCTCAGCTGGATCCTTTCCAGCACCGGATCGCCCACAGGCAAAGGCCAAAAAAACAACGACTATAAGATGGTTAAAGTCGCAGCAGGAGTCCAAAGTCAATTCTGCTTGTTTTATTTAGTTGATTTCTAGGTTTCTCTTGTTGAGCCACTTTACTACCTGTTATGGAGATCTCTAGCAGTGTGTCAGTAAAACAAATCAGCAGGAAGGTAGGGGTCTCAGTTGGAGCATAATTTTTCACCTCACTTTTCTTGGGGCGAGGATAACTTACCTTCTCCTCAACCAGTTGCTTTCTGCAGGAAGCTGGGAAGTGTGCCAGAAACactaaaaaataatgaaatgagaAGAATGTAATCCCTATCTCAAACATGCCCAAACCAGGGAGAGATTAAAAGCTGCTTCCGAAAAATAACATTTCTGGAGGTAGACAATAATTCCATTTATTCCACGAGATATTTCATAGGTTCAGTATTAAAACTGATGCTTTAGTTTGGGGTTTGTATCATTTTACGCAGTAGCTATGTCACTGAGGAATTTCTCTTGCCAAAAACAATTTAAGGGGATATCATGAAAAGGCTACCGTTTccctattttttaaatctcagacTTGTGAATTCAGAGTTAAGACTGCTGATAACACCtcagattaataaaagtattgtAGTAAAGCCTTTACTACAATACTTTTGTAAAGGAAGTAATATGTTGTATACTTAAATAAGATTACATAACAACAtactattttatataaattaagTATAAAACCTGTGTGGATTGATGTGAAGTATTTTAATAGTAGTGCCgaaaatataaaaagaagaGTACATTGCACCACTTGCTAGAGAAACATGAAATttagatttaaataaaaaaatagttttacaaaaacacagacgCATCTATCAACTGATGTTTATCCGCCTGTTTctacatgttttttttgctAAGAAAGCAACATCACTGCTAAATTTTGCAAACGCACTTTGATGCTAAAGCTCTGCTGACAGAAAATGCTTCCACACGGTTCTGTTTGATAAGGCTCCGAATTTATCGCCCTCTGATTGATACATGTACCACATCCAATTATGTTACTCATTGACAgatttttaattaataataaaaatatatatattatcaggaAACTAAATCTGTTTTAACaatgttcaactttaaaaaaaaaaaaacattttacagaTAATAATTCCACACAAACACTTGTTTGAAATCTGGCTTTCCATGTCATTGACAATTCTAATTGACACAAATCCACTCATAATGCACACTAAATGTGAAATTGAAAGTGTACTGGTGGCTATTAAATGATAGACATCGATTAGTATATTTAGCTCAATGTCTAATTGTTTGAACATATGAGCAATAAATGATGTAAAGCTTAGTACAATGTTTGACATTCCTTCACAATCTCTACTGACAAGAGACTGTAAAGAATAGAATGCATTTACTGATTAATTTGTAATATGCAGGAATGAATGAACAATTGAAGTAGTAACTGACTCTGGGTCAGTGGTTGgtaggtccgtctttcaatcagtgagttggcagttcaatcccccaccgagtccatgtgtccttgacaCTTAactctgaattgctccccgtagctgtgtctaagGTGtactgtatgaatgtaacatgtaaagtgtctttgagtaccttcaaaacgctatataaattaaatgtattattattattacaaaaagACCAATCACTGAGATTTTCTAAAAATGAAATGGATGACAGAAACAGTGTCATTAGAGTGAGTGGTCCCCGTGTGCTTGCTGTGTTGGAATGTCCCTGATGTGCCATTGAAGGGCAACACTCCCCTCTGCTGTCCACCTGCTTCATCTGTTTTCATCAATGTACTTCATTCTGCCAGTTTGGCCCATGATGGACATCTGACGCCGGCAAGGACAGTCAGTGTGAAGACATCGTCACGTATCCGACTAATTGAAGTAAAGCTATATTCCTatttcgccactaggtggcgtgAACGCATCACCGCTGGCAGGTGACATATTCTGTTGCTATGGTGATGACGCCGGTGACTAAAAACTGAAGCTCGTCCCCGACGTTCCTTCAACTGCTTCCTGTCATACGCGGTTAGTAACACCTGCATTGCGGCGTGtgttgtactttttttattcacgttTTATTCCCAATCGCTAATGTTGTATGACGAGATTAGAAATAACCGTGATTAATTGACCCGGGGCCTtggtttcccatgatgcatcgcTTTATTTTGTCTAGTAGCTCGGGGAGATGATAGGGAATCGACACAGCCGCCCTCCCCTCGCACCACGGCGAGCCCCTGGCAGCAGCACCGACATGCCCCACAAGGCAGGACGCTCTTAGCCGGGCAAGGCTGCTCAACCACAACCTACAACCTTTCACAGGATATTCGACGGCCGCATATTTTCAGCCATAAGGTAGGTTAAGCTCTCTGTCatataaatattgtgttgttgtagcTTCGTTAGCTGTTCAGCTAAGCTAGCATATTTAAAGCCCCACGTAACGTTACTTTCTCTTAACGGGGACATTGTTTCATTCAAAGACCTTTCAGATGTCCGATATATTAAAATCACGTAGCATGTAATGTGCAATTGTCAAATGGCTATTGATGAAGTAGCTTGGCTCCATTATAAAGGGGTTAGCGTTAGTCAAGTCTGTTGTTATTCCGAAATTTCGTTGAAAAATAGGATGGCAGCTGTTGAAATTAAGTCCTGTTTGGTGGATTTATTGTATGCCGAATTTTCCACAATTCCACAATCAATGTCTATATTATTTGATGAAGCTAGATCATTTCATGTTATGTATTGCAGGGTATTATTTATGGTGATGGATTGTAAATGGAGTAAGCTGTTTTCGGTAGAGAATATCACATATTAAGAGCTTGTTTTCGGTCCTGGACCCTGGACAGCTGCAGTCCATAATATTAGCTTCAAGGACAGTCTGTGTGAtggacagggagggggggggggatgcagtgGTGGCATCAGTTCTTCAAACAACAAGGAAAGTAAAACAGGTCGTGGCACCATTCACCATCCCCGGGTTTGCCACCACTCACGTTTAGTTTGGTAATGGTAGAGCAGGTTATGTCCTGAATGATATCGCCAGAagcttaacaacaacaacaacaacaacaacaacaacaacgtgtgcGTAAAGTAGCGATCCTCCGGCAGCGACCTCCAGGACGAGCACCGTGGGTTCGGGGTGCTGTCCGCAATGCAGGTGCTGAAATCGAAGGAGCCGTGGGAAGTATCCCTACCGGATAACACGTGGCATgtcatgtgttgttttttaatggtTACACTAGCTCACTTTTAGTTGTTTACCTGTTTGCCATTGTGTATATGGTTATTGAAGAGTCAAGGCAATGTTAAAGTTTCTTTACACAATCGTATGCTGGGAGGTAAGTTAAGTTTAACGCGTAGAGCAACAGAACTCAAGAAGATATGCTAAGTAAAGCAATAGCGTCATCACAGGAAGACGAGTGACTGCTAAGCTCTTGTTTAGGCTAAAGATGGGAGCTACTAGCTAATGTTTCATGCTGCAGTTCATTGATTATTTATGTTCTCTGTGTAAGAAAGTAATGGGTTTGTGTATTAGGAAAAGAACGACATGTGAAATTGCCGAACTGTTAACACTTGTTCGACATTAATCTGTGCCCtctaaaaagaaacaaacactgGGAGATTTGCATTCCCCCCATACATTTGTTCTGAACAAATGGATCTCTAATTCACTTGAGCTCTGTACACCTGGACCAGTGTCACCGCCACGCGATGACATGCTCTGTGTTTTGAGGTGAGCTCATGTCTTTGCGAATGGAAAGCTATCCAAGCTATTCTAGGAAAGGGCTGGGATGAGAGAAATGCTTGCAGTGCAGGGTTTATCGGAAGGATGTCacattactcatcaataatagatcATCTCCTCAGTTTTTACGATGCATCACTGGTTCTATTTGTGACGACCAGTTTGTGTTTTGATTATCAcatgcttttcttttcctctgtgagccatgaaaaaaaaaagccgcACAGGAGACTGTTGGATCTGGGAAGTGTGTCCTGCGAGGTGTCATGGTATATATAATTAACGTTAAAGAGAGCTGATGATGTAAGAGTGAGAAGCTCCGGGATGTTTTATTGAAGCACACTTATGTATGCAGGGAGAAGCTTTCTCCGCACTCAGAAGGGCTGTTGCCGGGATCAATGTGCTCTCAGCTCAGTACCGTTGTCTGGCCGATGATGAAGATGTTGGGACTGAGTGATTGTTTCTCTCATTCTGATTTGGCTTCGGAGACGAGGGCATCCAGTGAAGGGGGGTACGTGGAAGGTTGGGCCCCCTTGAGACCGTCAGTCTTCATGCCACACCCCGAGTCATTGTGTTCCACTTTGTGCTTTGTTTTCAGTCTTTGTTGTTATTGACCATGGATACCTGCCATCTATTGCATTTATTTACACACTTAAGTGAAGAGAACATTTGACACGTTTCTAATTTGCCACTTTAGTGGAATATTTATCATAATATTCTCACTTATCTGCTGTACTGAAGAGGAGTATTTTTCCACTCTGtcctaaaattacaataaatagTGTAGATTAGATTAGTTTAAATTAGATGAGTGCTACCTTTCAGATGTCTGATTTTACACTCCCCACTCTGAAATGCTTAATCAATAGCTTCATGTCAGTGATTGATTGATCATTACAGCAAGCAGAGTGGACCTATTTATGGATCGCCTCGCCTGTCTGAGCGTAGCATTGACCCAGCTATACTAATGACGATAGTGTATTAATGTACACACAGATTCTGCAAATTTAAGAAATGTTCAACCTCACTTCTAAGTTTGCATGTTtgctttattttgtaatttctttaaCCAGGAAACAGTTTTGACAATTTTGACACTAGCTTGATTATTTAAAGTGCCAAATGGCCTCCAATGTGAATGGGGTTGGTGTTGATGGCATTGGGCAATGGTAATAAGGTcgatctgtcatctaaagcagATGTTGCTGTCCCTAAACCCAGATGTTGAAAGGCAAAGGGGTGAGAGTTAACGGCCTGTTTGACTTCATGCTTATTGTCttctccttgtctctcgttctctctctccttgtttcTGCCACCTGTGTCTGGAGGTTGCCAGGCTGGTGTGTCTGAACATTATCAGCCATGGCATCAGCAAATGTTACACTGGAAAATCAGCTGCACAGTGCACAGAACAACCTGCTCTTCCTCCAGCAGGACCATGCCAGTACGTTGAAGGGGCTACATGTCGAGATTCGCAGATTACAACAGCaatgcacaggtgagcacagaaCTGATGTCACACCCAAATGAATAGAGATCAAGAGTCAACAAGATGCTGTCCGGCCACTATTGAACCTTTTAAAGAGAATATGATGACTTATGGGAAATGCACTCAAGCATCATTGAGTACACTTAAAGTTTGCACTGCAGTAATCCAAAACCTGAATTAAGTATTCCACCAGTAATAGATACAGTCTTCCCAAAGGGAGGATATACAGATGGACACCGAGACCAACAACACACTGTCTGCTTCGGCCCTGATTTCCTGTATCTTTGGCTAAACTGTCACTTAAGCTGATGTTGAACTCTCACTCATCTTGTCAAATGAATACTTCGCCAGACGGAAACAACTGACACGTCTTCCTCAAACATGCATAGCTGTCCCTTGtaacctcatgtgaccctttcCTTTTTCCCCAGATCTGACCTATGAGCTCACTGTGAGAAGCTGTGATCCCTCAGGTGAGCCTCTATCACACTGTAAACACGCGCATATCTGTTCTGCTAAGGACGGTCGATGTCTAGAGTAATTAGTTAAATGAAGTATTCATTTGTTGTTGCACTGAGTCACATTTTGACTTAGAAAGGTCTTGTAAAAAGTACCTTACCCGACCTTCATGCCAATGTTATGAATCTGTGTTTTCTGCTGATATAGATGTCTGTGTCAGTGGACAGGTGTGAGAGCAGGGGGCTCAGCCTGTGTCCTGGTAACAATGTCCCACCCAGGAAGTGTTGCAATGTGGGACTCCCTGCTGTTCATTAGAGCTCCCTCACGTTACCATGGCCATGACATGGAGTCACAACACTGGCCTGAATCAGCCCCATCTCCTCTGTCTTTATACTGGCAGCAGAGTACATTCAGGGAGGCCCCTGGCAGGCTGCATGCAGCTTAATTTATTTACATGCTACTGATGTGTGTAGGCATGTTGCGTCTCACCAGGATCACTCCATGTTGCTTTCTTTTGAACATGGCTGGCCCAGATCTGAGCAATATTGTAAAGGCCTCCAGTTCGAGGCACTACACTGTTGGCCTGGGACCTCTCAGAGATTGGAGTGCAGGAAATTTAATTATCTGTCACTGAGCTAATGCACAAGCCTGCAACCTGCTTAGTGCAGCAGGCCCCAGCTGCTCAACTGGGGTGAACATGGACCAACCCCTCCCCCTTCTTTAGAGGGATGGATGGCGTCGTTCTACCCAATCCCTTTAGTAATAATATACAATTTAACCGAGACATAGAATACTTGCACATTGTGATGTTTGTATACATGTTTACTATACATATAGTGCACAGTTGTATTGTATTCCACTTTTTTTGCCATGTACATACATAGCTGTATGGGCTGTAACTGGGTTGGCCGCGGCAACATGGCAGCACAGTGATGAAGGTCAGAGAACAGCGCTGCGCCGCCGTACGCCAGAGTTGTAACGTGAGACTGGAGCTCTCCGCCCACTGCAGTTCAGTCTCCATAAGATCACCCCGTCTGTCAGCTGGCAGACTCTCCATCGGCAGCGTCTGCTCTTAATGTACTCGATGTGCAGTCTGGGGAGAGGAATCTGTCTCTGCTCGTCTTTGCTGTGTTTCCTGTGTGCTTATGTTTGCTGTTTACTCCCTGCATGCGTCTGTGCGCACCTGTCCGAGCTGCTCGAAccgttgtttttgttgtgtgtgttcagacagCGGTGAAGTCCGCTGCAGGGAGCTACAAAGGAGGTGCGAGGAGCTGGAGACCCAGctaaagaagaaggaggaggagaacacagagcTACTGCGGGATCTCGAGCAAAAGAACGCCATGATCTCCGTCCTAGAAAACACCATTAAGGAGCGAGAGAAGAAGTACCTGGAGGAGCTCAAGATGAAGAGCCACAAGCTGGCCGTTCTGTCGGGGGAGCTGGAGCAGAGGGCGAGCACCATTGCTTACTTGACCTCGCAGCTCCACGCCACCAAGAAGAAGCTGCTGGCCGGCAGTTCGTCTGAGGCCAGCCCCAATGTGAGTCCGGTCACTTCTTACAAGCCCACGCCTCCACCGGCCAAGGACCGGCAACCCGAAACCCCGCGGCGACGCATGAAGAAGAGTCTCTCCCAGCCTCTTCACCCAGAGTTGACTGAGGTGTATCGGCTCGGCCCGGACGGCCGGCGGGTGGTTCTGCGGGAGCCGGTGGACGCCATGCCCGACCCCACGCCATTCCTGCAGGCCGGGAGAGAGTCTCCCGAACCGCAGGTGGTGCGAGAACGGCCTGCCGTCATCCCTCCCATTGCCTCCGAGCGCTCCCCCATGACTCCCCTGGGTGCCACGGCCAGCCCCCGGCACAGCCCTGCTCGGGACCGTCAGCTCAGGGCTCATGTGGGCGTGGCGCACCGCATTCCACATGGCCCCCCTCTCCTGGCCCCGCCGCAAGCAGAGCTGGAGACACTGGCAGTGGACCAGGTCAACGAGGAAAAGGTTGTGCGGAAGCGCTCGGAAGCCGACAGAACAGTTTAACACTGCAATGctaataataacacacacacacacacacctactctgaCAACAGAGCAGGGAGGAGCCTGATCCACTGTGTAGCCTGCTTTTTACCCAACACTGCAATATGAAAAAAGGATAAAATGATTATTCTGTTCATGGTATTCCACAAagacttttgtttttcttaatATACATTAGAAAACGACGACTATAAAGCATGCCAAATGTTTCTTATTTGCAA
It contains:
- the ccdc92 gene encoding coiled-coil domain-containing protein 92, with translation MASANVTLENQLHSAQNNLLFLQQDHASTLKGLHVEIRRLQQQCTDLTYELTVRSCDPSDSGEVRCRELQRRCEELETQLKKKEEENTELLRDLEQKNAMISVLENTIKEREKKYLEELKMKSHKLAVLSGELEQRASTIAYLTSQLHATKKKLLAGSSSEASPNVSPVTSYKPTPPPAKDRQPETPRRRMKKSLSQPLHPELTEVYRLGPDGRRVVLREPVDAMPDPTPFLQAGRESPEPQVVRERPAVIPPIASERSPMTPLGATASPRHSPARDRQLRAHVGVAHRIPHGPPLLAPPQAELETLAVDQVNEEKVVRKRSEADRTV